A stretch of Ferribacterium limneticum DNA encodes these proteins:
- a CDS encoding DUF4255 domain-containing protein: MLDVAVTFLADQFNAYLLRRTGSASLGQVVPGGILDEKGNLAIASGTVRLCLVNIEEERVLREQVPARIMRNGREMVLQPELKLNLTLLFAARMNDYPLTLKALSNVLTFFQSHPAFSADDYPALDSRIGKIVMELYSVTPETLNQIWASVGAKYQPSVLYRARLVTIQDQEPFMPGAPITDIGLELHEK, encoded by the coding sequence ATGCTGGATGTGGCGGTGACCTTCCTGGCGGATCAATTCAATGCCTACCTGCTGCGCCGGACGGGCTCGGCTTCGCTGGGCCAGGTCGTGCCGGGCGGCATCCTCGATGAAAAAGGCAATCTGGCCATCGCCAGCGGTACGGTCAGGCTCTGTCTGGTCAATATCGAGGAAGAGCGCGTGCTGCGCGAGCAGGTGCCGGCCAGGATCATGCGCAATGGTCGCGAGATGGTGCTGCAGCCGGAACTTAAGCTGAACCTGACGCTGCTTTTCGCGGCCCGGATGAATGACTACCCGCTGACGCTGAAAGCCCTGTCGAACGTGCTGACCTTCTTCCAGTCGCACCCGGCCTTCAGTGCCGACGATTACCCGGCACTCGATTCCCGCATCGGCAAGATCGTCATGGAGCTGTACAGCGTGACGCCGGAAACCCTGAACCAGATCTGGGCCAGCGTCGGTGCCAAGTACCAGCCCTCGGTGCTCTACCGGGCGCGGCTGGTGACCATCCAGGATCAGGAGCCCTTCATGCCGGGTGCGCCGATCACCGACATCGGGCTGGAGTTGCACGAAAAATGA
- a CDS encoding caspase family protein, which produces MAKKALCIGINNYPGTHMDLQGCVNDANDWAGVLTERGFKVSKLLDDQATKAAMIDAMAALIGKGAKGDTLVITFSGHGTYQPDTDGDEADGLDEALCPYDLQTGGEALTDDEIRNLFLTRKAGVRVVLLSDSCHSGTVTRAAKAEKDADTRPRFMPMGNWLPEKLLPKNRAGKVATTMVGAAGTTPFFGAYSNKLGDLLISGCKEGPNNFSYDARINGRYNGAFTYYALKALKSLKAGATYADWHKAIAKYLPSASYPQAPQIVGSATARKGKIFE; this is translated from the coding sequence ATGGCCAAGAAAGCCCTTTGCATCGGCATCAACAATTACCCCGGCACCCACATGGACCTGCAGGGCTGCGTCAATGACGCCAACGACTGGGCCGGCGTGCTGACTGAGCGCGGCTTCAAGGTCAGCAAGCTGCTCGACGACCAGGCCACCAAGGCAGCGATGATCGATGCCATGGCCGCGCTGATCGGCAAGGGCGCCAAGGGCGACACGCTGGTCATCACCTTCTCCGGCCACGGCACCTACCAGCCGGACACCGACGGCGACGAAGCCGACGGCCTCGACGAAGCGCTCTGCCCCTACGATCTGCAGACCGGAGGCGAAGCGCTGACCGACGACGAAATCCGCAATCTGTTCCTGACCCGCAAGGCCGGCGTGCGCGTCGTGCTGCTGTCCGACAGTTGCCACTCCGGCACCGTGACCCGCGCCGCCAAGGCCGAGAAGGATGCCGACACCCGGCCGCGCTTCATGCCGATGGGCAACTGGCTACCGGAAAAACTGCTGCCGAAGAACCGGGCCGGCAAGGTGGCCACCACGATGGTGGGCGCCGCCGGCACCACGCCCTTCTTCGGTGCCTATTCGAACAAGCTCGGTGACCTGCTGATTTCTGGCTGCAAGGAAGGGCCGAACAATTTCAGCTACGACGCCCGGATCAACGGCCGCTACAACGGAGCCTTCACCTATTACGCGCTGAAGGCGCTGAAGAGCCTGAAGGCCGGCGCCACCTACGCCGACTGGCACAAGGCCATCGCCAAGTACCTGCCCTCGGCCAGCTACCCGCAGGCCCCGCAGATCGTCGGCAGCGCCACCGCTCGCAAGGGCAAGATTTTCGAATAA
- a CDS encoding CHAT domain-containing protein, with protein sequence MSQRLYKIRGSREDAIRRAAGGPQPLFRLLPGTARDGSGDQVEVSGDTVVRVELDNGFVLWSRVDDLSRDFGTPPARDGSEAWDFSRLTPRHTASSERGLGGLAIRVLEFFGVDLAEKAAGKLGKHFEEKLLGKQAPGLYRLDLAGDFALKPIADNEALPATAGPLLIFLHGTASSGQGNFGKLWDAGNAEGARLRESLLPSYGDRVFSLEHRTLTESPIDNALALAKRLPEGAEIHLVSHSRGGLVGEVMALSGCADLGKTLSKEHVKTLFAADRTLAPQLGLLPLSDAEMKARDAAYDGDRKRLLELIDVFAQKKLRIGRFVRVACPARGTTLASGRLDRWLSVLDYVATAATGDGLFADGLDFLLAVVKERTDPRTLPGVEAMMPGSALTRLLNNTPELVSSADLSVIAGDIEAGDGLWNTLKVLATDWFYKNEHDLVVDTASMSGGLPRLGNGARVRQDQGPKVNHFRYFTNEQSVRWLRAGLTRSDGDSGGFLPIAAKPYVGPRCAAAVSRSRGGNKPRPIAIMLPGTMGSELKAGDDEIWLNYWALLKGGLKKIAMGRDEITPVGLVDEFYGPLVEFLARSHQVEIFPYDWRFSVRKAAAKLAVTLEPLVSQAERSGQPLRLVAHSMGGLVVRSMIADGAAGTALWKRIIRLPGSRFLMLGTPNFGSYEAVRWLTGFNPTEGKLSLLDITHSTDDIIGLVARYPGLLELLPFAPDDPDFADQSRWTALRKEIGARWDTAESKDLQEAAATWSFLKAAAPDPQHMVYVAGSQPATVIDYQLSAGDIPFRPDLKRLEFIATREGDGTVAWASGRLPGVPVWYVDNTAHDMLCAQPKAFPGYLDILVNGQTSLLPSAPPARSRAAAGEERFVLPPAPPADGIPSPDDMAGLGFSGQLPESIESERQSPPIEVSIRHGNLTYARHPVVVGHYQGDTVISAEAVLDRQLGGHLTRRLDLGIYPGPLGSHTVFLNDSPTAKPKGAIVVGLGQIGGLSPGLLESSVRDALLDFALKVAYWPDARFGEEGRPRSAAVTCLLVGTGAGGLPIGDSLEAILRAAIATNAALAEHELEGRVLIDRLELLELYEDVAITAAEALGRILQNEQLAPAIRWPAGCVETAQAGRRRVRFDTPNEWYQRLEIVRQEDRLRFLFPTDRARAEETLATGQLALADAFVRIASRDTGQNSEAAKTLYEMLLPLRLRELAPQQGNLVVIVDRQSACYPWELLENRWSVGERPPSVAAGFVRQFRTADFRQRPAHGFANTALVIGDPDLQNAPDFCDLPGARDEAQLVAEQLAAEGYEVTDCIEQTATPIMESLHKNSWRILHLAGHGVHEFPVPAGKDADNAAKKPTDKAVSKVSGMVIGPNNFLTPGDIAQMRFVPELVFVNCCHLGRVDGNRDLDRLGLAANLGEEFIRMGVRAVIAAGWAVDDRAGQAFAATFYRGMLAGETFGEAVRVAREDVWQRFPDVNTWGAYQCYGDPDFRFHRDGSAPQHIVTPFATAHELVAEFENIAADQRAGATDDACGKIERRLARIPANQKASWLARADVQAALGLAWGEARCWPEAIACLEKALTADKGDCSMRALEQYANFRVRYAAERWQGASHKAAKTREKLRVEQAELIESAILDLDTLCQRAPTVERLNLLGSAYKRLALVEAEGPRRMDALVNMAQHYRLAYERRRDAYAFTNWLAGALLTAQRGESPAAADPVAMQRELDALLRELAQRNEADPNFWDSASLADLQLIKLLSQPAAPPRKRGEAASPAPGVAVLHAYRHAIARGASPREVSSVAEHIDFLLTLWAPDDKANRRILEQIQENLS encoded by the coding sequence ATGTCCCAGCGCCTCTACAAGATTCGCGGCAGCCGCGAAGATGCCATTCGCCGCGCTGCCGGCGGCCCGCAACCGCTGTTCCGTTTATTGCCGGGAACCGCCCGGGATGGCAGCGGCGATCAAGTCGAGGTCAGCGGCGACACCGTGGTTCGGGTCGAACTCGACAACGGTTTCGTGCTGTGGAGCCGGGTCGACGACCTGTCGCGCGATTTCGGCACGCCGCCGGCCCGCGACGGCAGCGAGGCCTGGGACTTCAGCCGCCTGACGCCGCGCCACACGGCGAGCAGCGAGCGCGGACTGGGCGGATTGGCCATTCGCGTACTCGAATTTTTCGGCGTCGACCTGGCCGAAAAAGCCGCCGGCAAACTGGGCAAGCACTTCGAGGAAAAGCTGCTCGGCAAGCAAGCCCCCGGCCTTTACCGGCTTGATCTGGCCGGCGACTTCGCGCTCAAGCCAATCGCCGACAACGAAGCGCTGCCCGCCACGGCCGGCCCGTTGCTGATCTTCCTGCACGGCACCGCCTCGTCCGGCCAGGGCAACTTCGGCAAGTTGTGGGATGCCGGCAATGCCGAAGGCGCCCGCCTACGGGAATCCTTGCTGCCCAGCTATGGCGACCGCGTCTTTTCGCTGGAGCACCGGACGCTGACGGAGAGCCCGATCGACAACGCGCTGGCCCTGGCCAAACGCCTGCCGGAAGGCGCCGAAATCCATCTGGTCAGCCATTCCCGTGGCGGCCTGGTCGGTGAAGTGATGGCCCTGTCAGGCTGTGCCGACCTCGGCAAGACCTTGAGCAAGGAACACGTCAAGACACTGTTCGCCGCCGACCGCACACTGGCGCCGCAACTCGGCCTGCTGCCGCTGTCCGATGCCGAAATGAAGGCGCGTGACGCCGCCTACGACGGCGACCGCAAGCGCCTGCTCGAACTGATCGACGTCTTCGCCCAAAAGAAACTGCGCATCGGCCGCTTCGTTCGCGTCGCCTGCCCGGCCCGCGGCACGACACTCGCTTCCGGTCGCCTCGACCGCTGGCTGTCGGTGCTCGATTACGTCGCCACCGCCGCCACTGGCGACGGCCTGTTCGCCGATGGCCTCGATTTCCTGCTCGCCGTCGTCAAGGAGCGCACCGATCCGCGCACTCTGCCCGGCGTCGAAGCGATGATGCCCGGCTCGGCCCTGACCCGCCTGCTCAACAACACGCCGGAACTGGTCAGCAGCGCCGACCTGTCGGTGATCGCCGGCGACATCGAAGCCGGCGACGGCCTGTGGAACACGCTGAAGGTGCTCGCCACCGACTGGTTCTACAAGAACGAACACGATCTCGTCGTCGATACCGCCTCGATGAGCGGCGGCCTGCCGCGCCTCGGCAATGGCGCCCGCGTCCGTCAGGACCAGGGGCCCAAGGTCAATCACTTCCGCTACTTCACCAACGAGCAGAGCGTGCGCTGGCTGCGCGCCGGCCTGACCCGCAGCGACGGCGACAGCGGCGGCTTCCTGCCGATCGCCGCCAAACCCTACGTCGGCCCGCGTTGCGCGGCGGCCGTCAGCCGCAGCCGTGGCGGCAACAAGCCACGGCCGATTGCCATCATGCTGCCCGGCACCATGGGCAGCGAACTGAAGGCCGGCGACGACGAAATCTGGCTGAACTACTGGGCCCTGCTCAAGGGCGGCCTGAAAAAGATCGCCATGGGCCGCGACGAAATCACGCCAGTCGGGTTGGTCGACGAGTTCTACGGCCCGCTGGTCGAATTCCTGGCGCGTAGCCATCAGGTTGAAATCTTCCCCTACGACTGGCGTTTCTCGGTTCGCAAAGCAGCGGCGAAACTGGCGGTCACGCTTGAACCTTTGGTCAGCCAGGCCGAACGTTCCGGCCAGCCGTTGCGCCTGGTCGCCCACTCGATGGGCGGTTTGGTTGTCCGCTCGATGATCGCCGATGGCGCTGCCGGCACGGCGCTGTGGAAGCGCATCATACGCCTGCCCGGCAGCCGTTTCCTGATGCTCGGCACGCCCAATTTCGGCTCCTACGAAGCCGTGCGCTGGCTGACCGGGTTCAACCCGACCGAGGGCAAGCTGTCGCTGCTCGACATCACGCACAGCACCGACGACATCATCGGCCTCGTTGCCCGCTACCCCGGCCTGCTCGAACTGCTGCCCTTCGCCCCGGACGATCCGGATTTCGCCGACCAGTCGCGGTGGACGGCGCTGCGCAAGGAAATCGGCGCCCGCTGGGATACTGCCGAAAGCAAAGACCTGCAGGAAGCCGCCGCCACCTGGAGCTTCCTCAAGGCGGCCGCGCCCGATCCGCAGCACATGGTCTATGTCGCCGGCAGCCAGCCGGCCACGGTCATCGACTATCAGCTGAGCGCCGGCGACATTCCCTTCCGCCCCGACCTCAAGCGCCTCGAATTCATTGCCACCCGCGAGGGTGACGGCACCGTTGCCTGGGCTTCTGGCCGCCTGCCGGGCGTACCGGTCTGGTACGTCGACAACACCGCACACGACATGCTGTGCGCCCAGCCCAAGGCCTTCCCCGGCTACCTCGACATCCTGGTCAATGGCCAGACCAGCCTGCTGCCCAGTGCCCCCCCGGCCCGCAGCCGCGCCGCCGCCGGCGAGGAACGTTTCGTGCTGCCACCGGCCCCGCCGGCCGATGGCATTCCGTCGCCCGACGATATGGCCGGCCTCGGCTTCTCCGGCCAGTTGCCCGAAAGCATCGAGAGCGAACGGCAATCGCCGCCGATCGAGGTCAGCATCCGTCACGGCAACCTGACCTACGCCCGCCATCCGGTCGTCGTCGGCCACTACCAGGGCGACACGGTGATCAGCGCCGAAGCGGTGCTCGACCGCCAGCTCGGCGGCCACCTGACCCGCCGCCTTGATCTCGGCATCTACCCCGGGCCGCTCGGCAGCCACACCGTTTTCCTCAACGACTCACCGACCGCCAAGCCCAAGGGCGCCATCGTCGTCGGCCTCGGCCAGATCGGCGGGCTCAGCCCCGGCCTGCTTGAATCCTCGGTGCGCGATGCCTTGCTCGATTTCGCGCTGAAGGTCGCCTACTGGCCCGATGCCCGCTTTGGCGAGGAAGGCCGGCCACGGTCGGCCGCCGTCACCTGCCTGCTCGTCGGCACCGGCGCCGGCGGCCTGCCGATCGGCGATTCGCTCGAAGCCATCCTGCGCGCCGCCATTGCCACCAACGCGGCGCTGGCCGAACACGAACTGGAAGGCCGCGTCCTGATCGACCGCCTCGAACTGCTCGAACTGTACGAGGACGTGGCCATCACCGCCGCCGAAGCGCTTGGCCGCATCCTGCAGAACGAACAGCTGGCACCGGCCATCCGCTGGCCGGCCGGCTGCGTTGAAACCGCCCAGGCCGGCCGTCGCCGGGTGCGTTTCGACACCCCCAACGAGTGGTACCAGCGCCTCGAAATCGTCCGCCAGGAAGATCGCCTGCGCTTCCTCTTCCCGACTGATCGGGCGCGTGCCGAAGAAACCCTGGCCACCGGGCAACTGGCGCTGGCCGATGCCTTTGTCAGGATCGCCAGCCGCGACACTGGCCAGAACTCCGAAGCGGCCAAGACGCTGTACGAAATGCTGCTGCCGCTGCGCCTGCGCGAACTGGCGCCGCAACAGGGCAACCTGGTCGTCATCGTCGACCGCCAGTCGGCCTGCTACCCCTGGGAGCTGCTCGAAAACCGCTGGAGCGTCGGCGAACGGCCGCCCTCGGTCGCCGCCGGCTTCGTCCGCCAGTTCCGCACCGCCGACTTCCGTCAGCGGCCGGCCCACGGCTTCGCCAACACGGCGCTGGTCATCGGCGACCCCGATCTGCAGAACGCCCCCGACTTCTGCGACCTGCCCGGCGCCCGCGACGAAGCGCAACTGGTCGCCGAACAACTGGCGGCCGAAGGCTACGAGGTCACCGACTGCATCGAGCAGACGGCAACGCCGATCATGGAATCGCTGCACAAGAACAGCTGGCGCATCCTGCATCTGGCCGGGCACGGCGTGCATGAATTCCCGGTGCCGGCTGGCAAGGATGCCGACAATGCAGCGAAAAAGCCCACCGACAAGGCCGTAAGCAAGGTTTCCGGCATGGTCATCGGCCCGAACAATTTCCTGACCCCGGGCGACATCGCGCAGATGCGTTTCGTGCCGGAACTGGTCTTCGTCAATTGCTGCCACCTTGGCCGCGTAGATGGCAATCGCGACCTCGACCGCCTCGGCCTGGCGGCCAACCTCGGAGAGGAATTCATCCGCATGGGCGTGCGCGCCGTGATCGCTGCCGGCTGGGCGGTGGATGACCGGGCCGGCCAGGCCTTTGCCGCCACCTTCTATCGCGGCATGCTGGCTGGCGAAACCTTCGGCGAAGCGGTCCGCGTCGCCCGCGAGGATGTCTGGCAGCGCTTCCCGGACGTCAACACCTGGGGTGCCTACCAGTGCTACGGCGACCCGGACTTCCGCTTCCACCGCGATGGTTCGGCCCCGCAGCACATCGTCACGCCGTTTGCCACGGCCCACGAACTGGTCGCTGAATTCGAGAACATCGCCGCCGACCAGCGCGCCGGGGCAACTGACGACGCCTGCGGCAAGATCGAACGCCGTTTGGCGCGCATTCCCGCCAACCAGAAAGCCAGCTGGCTGGCCCGGGCCGACGTGCAAGCTGCACTCGGCCTGGCCTGGGGCGAAGCCCGCTGCTGGCCGGAAGCCATCGCCTGCCTGGAAAAGGCGCTGACGGCCGACAAGGGCGACTGCTCGATGCGGGCGCTGGAGCAATACGCCAATTTCCGCGTGCGCTACGCGGCCGAACGCTGGCAAGGCGCCAGCCACAAGGCGGCCAAAACGCGTGAAAAACTGCGGGTCGAACAGGCTGAGTTGATCGAGTCGGCCATTCTCGATCTCGACACCCTGTGCCAGCGCGCCCCCACCGTCGAACGCCTGAACCTGCTGGGCAGTGCCTACAAGCGACTGGCG